The proteins below come from a single Zetaproteobacteria bacterium genomic window:
- a CDS encoding amidohydrolase, producing MTRRLRMVDLDAAVAAAMARVEEVRSQLHRRPELSGEERHSAALIAAQGRELGLAVEEGIGGFGLLCRLDGGHGRTVALRADMDALPIDEAPRPPGAPCSQIDGVSHACGHDAHSAMLVGAMEVLCRLSDALRVDVAFIFQPAEEITTGAAAMIADGVLERCRPERIHALHVAPHLPVGVIGWRSGVMCAAADLFEVELRGTGGHAARPHHTVDVVLVACQMIQALHLLPSRAIDPFHPVVLTIGHIAAGHAANVIPDRAGFSGTVRSLDPEVHELIRARMDRTIHTIAEQWGAEARFTLERAAPVLVNDAGATEDACGLLTRWLPDVRLCEIDRPSMGGEDFAEFLRRVPGCLLRLGSGGAAEYAFPLHHPRFAIDEAALPIGVRALAALALE from the coding sequence GTGACGAGGCGGCTGCGGATGGTCGATCTCGATGCGGCGGTGGCCGCGGCGATGGCGCGGGTGGAGGAGGTGCGCAGCCAACTCCACCGTCGGCCGGAGCTCTCCGGGGAGGAACGACACAGCGCGGCACTGATCGCGGCGCAGGGGCGGGAGCTCGGTCTGGCGGTGGAGGAGGGGATCGGCGGATTCGGGCTGCTCTGCCGCCTCGACGGCGGCCACGGGAGGACGGTGGCGCTGCGCGCCGACATGGATGCGCTGCCGATCGATGAGGCGCCGCGCCCTCCGGGGGCGCCCTGCTCGCAGATCGATGGGGTCTCCCACGCCTGCGGCCATGACGCCCACAGCGCCATGCTGGTCGGAGCGATGGAGGTGCTCTGCCGGTTGTCCGATGCGCTGCGCGTCGATGTCGCCTTCATCTTCCAGCCGGCAGAGGAGATCACCACCGGTGCCGCGGCGATGATCGCCGACGGCGTACTGGAGCGCTGCCGCCCCGAGCGGATTCACGCACTCCACGTCGCCCCCCATCTTCCCGTCGGGGTGATCGGCTGGCGCAGCGGGGTGATGTGCGCGGCGGCCGATCTGTTCGAGGTGGAGCTCAGGGGGACCGGCGGCCACGCCGCCCGGCCGCACCACACGGTCGACGTGGTGCTGGTCGCCTGCCAGATGATCCAGGCGCTCCACCTGCTCCCCTCGCGGGCGATCGATCCGTTCCATCCGGTGGTGTTGACCATCGGGCACATCGCCGCCGGCCATGCGGCCAACGTCATTCCCGACCGGGCCGGTTTCTCCGGGACGGTGCGCAGCCTCGACCCCGAGGTGCACGAGCTGATCCGTGCGCGGATGGACCGCACCATCCACACCATCGCCGAGCAGTGGGGAGCCGAGGCGCGTTTCACGCTGGAGCGGGCGGCGCCGGTGCTGGTCAACGACGCAGGGGCGACGGAGGATGCCTGCGGCCTGCTGACACGCTGGCTGCCCGATGTGCGGTTGTGCGAGATCGACCGCCCTTCGATGGGGGGGGAGGATTTCGCCGAGTTCCTGCGCCGCGTGCCCGGCTGCCTGTTGCGGCTGGGCAGTGGCGGGGCGGCCGAGTACGCCTTTCCGCTGCACCACCCCCGCTTCGCCATCGACGAGGCGGCGTTGCCGATCGGGGTACGGGCGTTGGCGGCGCTGGCTCTGGAGTGA
- the msbA gene encoding lipid A export permease/ATP-binding protein MsbA yields MIYHRLLGYLRPYLGRLFTAVVCMVVMSGCVAALAWLLQPALDDALAPGHHRYIYLIPLGVIVLYLVKGAAYYGQTYLMGWVGQRVIHDLRNQLYQRITEQSLAFFSHRKTGELMARISADTLLVQGAVTTAVTSLMRDALSALFLLGVVFYQDWLLATIAFTVLPLVVYPIVRFGRRMRSATFDGQAALGAISSLVEETISGIRVVKAFAMEEYENRRFRRLTAEFFRCQMRVMRVQALSFPIMELLAGFGIAGVLLYGGVRISSGATTPGALVSFLAALIMLYEPVKRLSNANNVIQQGIAAAGRVFEVMDAPVAVRDPERPVAMAPFSRAIALEGVSLRYEGDARLVLDGIDLTVEYGRVVALVGSSGAGKSSLVNLIPRFMDPTEGRVTIDGVDLRRLSRRALRRQIALVTQEVVLFNDTVRNNLAYGFDQVDEERLHAAAQAANAHDFIMKLPQGYDTLIGERGVILSGGQRQRLALARALFKDAPILILDEATSALDSESERLVQQAIDRLMAGRTTIVIAHRLSTIRHADTIVVLDRGRIVQQGRHEELLARGGRYRELYELQFADG; encoded by the coding sequence ATGATCTACCACCGCCTGCTCGGGTATCTGCGCCCCTATCTCGGACGTCTCTTCACCGCCGTCGTCTGCATGGTGGTGATGTCCGGTTGTGTCGCCGCGCTCGCCTGGCTCTTGCAACCGGCGCTGGACGACGCGCTCGCCCCCGGCCACCACCGCTACATTTATCTGATTCCGCTCGGGGTGATCGTGCTCTACCTGGTCAAGGGGGCGGCCTACTACGGCCAGACCTACCTGATGGGGTGGGTGGGGCAGCGGGTGATCCACGATCTGCGCAACCAACTCTACCAGCGGATCACCGAGCAGTCGCTGGCCTTCTTCAGCCACCGCAAGACCGGCGAGCTGATGGCCCGCATCAGCGCCGACACCCTGCTGGTGCAGGGGGCGGTGACCACCGCGGTCACCTCGCTGATGCGCGACGCCCTCTCCGCTCTCTTCCTGCTCGGGGTGGTCTTCTATCAGGATTGGCTGCTGGCCACCATCGCCTTCACCGTGCTGCCGCTGGTCGTCTATCCCATCGTCCGTTTCGGCCGCAGGATGCGCAGCGCCACCTTCGACGGGCAGGCGGCGCTGGGGGCGATCTCCTCGTTGGTCGAGGAGACCATCTCCGGCATCCGGGTGGTCAAGGCATTCGCCATGGAGGAGTACGAGAACCGCCGTTTCCGCCGGCTCACCGCCGAGTTCTTCCGCTGCCAGATGCGGGTGATGCGGGTGCAGGCGCTCTCCTTCCCGATCATGGAGCTGCTCGCCGGCTTCGGCATCGCCGGGGTGCTCCTCTACGGCGGGGTGCGCATCTCCAGCGGCGCCACCACGCCGGGGGCGCTGGTCTCCTTCCTGGCGGCGCTGATCATGCTCTACGAGCCGGTCAAGCGGCTCTCCAACGCCAACAACGTGATCCAGCAGGGGATCGCCGCCGCCGGGCGGGTGTTCGAGGTGATGGATGCGCCGGTGGCGGTGCGGGATCCGGAGCGGCCGGTGGCGATGGCCCCCTTTTCCCGCGCCATCGCGCTGGAGGGGGTGTCGCTGCGCTACGAGGGTGATGCTCGGCTGGTGCTCGACGGCATCGATCTGACCGTCGAGTATGGTCGGGTGGTGGCGCTGGTCGGCAGCAGTGGCGCCGGCAAGAGCTCGCTGGTCAACCTGATCCCCCGCTTCATGGATCCGACCGAAGGCCGGGTGACCATCGACGGGGTCGATCTGCGTCGGCTGTCGCGTCGGGCGCTGCGCCGGCAGATCGCTCTGGTCACCCAGGAGGTCGTGTTGTTCAACGACACCGTGCGCAACAATCTCGCCTACGGCTTCGACCAGGTGGACGAGGAGCGGCTGCATGCGGCAGCACAGGCGGCCAACGCGCACGACTTCATCATGAAGCTTCCGCAGGGCTACGACACCCTGATCGGCGAGCGCGGTGTGATCCTCTCCGGCGGGCAACGGCAGCGGCTGGCGCTGGCGCGGGCGCTGTTCAAGGATGCACCGATCCTGATCCTGGACGAGGCGACCAGCGCGCTCGATTCCGAATCGGAGCGGCTGGTGCAGCAGGCGATCGACCGGTTGATGGCCGGGCGGACCACCATCGTGATCGCCCACCGGCTCTCGACCATCCGCCACGCCGACACCATCGTCGTGCTCGACCGCGGGCGCATCGTGCAGCAGGGGCGGCACGAGGAGCTGCTCGCCCGGGGCGGGCGCTACCGCGAACTCTACGAGCTGCAGTTCGCCGATGGATGA
- a CDS encoding DNA recombination protein RmuC produces the protein MPEALILTLTAIAALAVVAALLWRRRPQPTPGDPERDRMVAALARLEEQNRVQSQEITELRRQEERLRTENRELALRAERLDAELAAERRRAAEAADEQQRREEQLALRFKAIAGEILDHNSRKLVEQHRSSLGGIIDPLREQLEGFRKKVEESYEREARERHSLKNEIDKLIQANARLSEEADNLATALKGSAKTRGNWGEMMLEQILEYSGLIKGVNYETQSATHDDQGRRLLPDVVVHLPEDRHIIIDSKLSLIAYQRYVTAEDEDARAAALRDHVAAMNQHIKALASKEYQRHHRGAQLDFVLMFVPVEPAFMAATIHDPTLFQRAWEERIVIVSPSTLLAMLRTIAAVWRQEEQQRNAERIAQRGAELYRRLANFVADLERVGERLNEAHKAYEQAHKRLATGRGNVIRQAEMLKELGVDPGGRSLPEALVEEAKASEERAEG, from the coding sequence ATGCCCGAAGCGCTGATCCTAACCCTGACGGCGATCGCCGCCCTCGCTGTGGTCGCCGCCCTTCTCTGGCGTCGACGCCCACAGCCGACACCGGGGGACCCGGAGCGCGACCGCATGGTCGCCGCCCTCGCCCGGCTGGAAGAACAAAATCGTGTGCAAAGCCAGGAGATCACCGAGTTGCGCCGCCAAGAAGAGCGGCTGCGCACGGAGAACCGCGAGCTGGCGTTGCGCGCCGAACGGCTCGACGCCGAGCTGGCCGCGGAGCGGCGTCGCGCCGCCGAAGCGGCGGATGAGCAACAGAGGCGCGAGGAGCAGCTCGCCCTGCGCTTCAAGGCGATCGCCGGCGAGATCCTCGACCACAACAGCCGCAAGCTGGTCGAGCAGCACCGATCCTCGCTGGGCGGCATCATCGATCCGCTGCGCGAGCAGCTGGAGGGGTTCCGCAAAAAGGTGGAGGAGAGCTACGAGCGCGAAGCGCGTGAGCGCCACTCCCTCAAGAACGAGATCGACAAGCTGATCCAGGCCAACGCCCGCCTCAGCGAAGAGGCGGACAACCTGGCGACGGCGCTCAAAGGGAGCGCCAAGACGCGCGGCAACTGGGGCGAGATGATGCTCGAGCAGATCCTGGAATACTCCGGTCTGATCAAGGGGGTCAACTACGAGACCCAGAGCGCCACCCACGACGATCAGGGCCGGCGGCTGCTGCCCGACGTGGTGGTCCACCTGCCCGAGGATCGCCACATCATCATCGACTCCAAGCTCTCGCTCATCGCCTACCAGCGCTATGTCACGGCCGAGGACGAGGATGCGCGCGCCGCCGCCCTGCGCGACCACGTGGCGGCGATGAACCAGCACATCAAGGCGCTCGCCTCGAAGGAGTACCAGCGCCACCACCGTGGTGCGCAACTCGACTTCGTGCTGATGTTCGTGCCGGTCGAACCGGCCTTCATGGCCGCCACCATCCACGACCCCACCCTCTTCCAACGGGCGTGGGAAGAGCGCATCGTCATCGTCAGCCCCAGCACGCTGCTGGCCATGCTGCGCACCATCGCCGCCGTCTGGCGCCAGGAGGAGCAGCAGCGCAACGCCGAGCGCATCGCCCAGCGCGGCGCCGAGCTCTACCGCCGGCTGGCCAACTTCGTCGCCGATCTCGAACGGGTGGGAGAGCGGTTGAACGAGGCGCACAAGGCCTACGAACAGGCGCACAAGCGGCTGGCCACCGGCCGCGGCAACGTGATCCGCCAGGCGGAGATGCTCAAGGAGCTGGGGGTCGATCCGGGAGGACGGTCGCTCCCCGAGGCGCTGGTCGAAGAGGCGAAGGCATCGGAGGAGCGTGCGGAGGGCTAG
- the alr gene encoding alanine racemase, producing MSRPVTARMEGAALQHNYRLLAGLTPEARLMAVVKADGYGHGLEGVAGALWDAGCRDFAVTDAEEGARLRSLLHAREEEWGERASVTLFSGLFDDEDARLVVAHELAPVIHSQEEVARLRRARFSGGLWLKVETGMNRLGADHVRQLLDRCYRCRWPVRGLLSHLACADLPEHPLNARQIERMRSHLNLLGPGLSGSLLNSAGMVHFPEAAFDVVRPGIALYGSQPVAGGSLDLRPVMRLEAEIMQIHRVEAGGAVSYGAEYVATRPMRVAVVAAGYGDGVPRRLGCVGGEVWCGGERFPIVGRVCMDYTMIDVTGSTLRVGDRVQFWGDGIPVDAVAARCGTIGYELFTGVNRRVRRLWS from the coding sequence ATGAGCCGGCCGGTCACGGCCCGCATGGAGGGGGCGGCGCTGCAACACAACTACCGGTTGCTGGCCGGGCTGACGCCGGAGGCGCGGCTGATGGCGGTGGTCAAGGCCGACGGCTACGGCCACGGCCTGGAGGGGGTGGCAGGGGCGTTGTGGGATGCCGGCTGTCGCGATTTCGCCGTCACCGACGCCGAGGAGGGGGCGCGGCTGAGGTCGCTGCTGCATGCGCGGGAGGAGGAGTGGGGGGAGCGCGCGTCGGTGACCCTCTTCTCCGGCCTGTTCGACGACGAGGATGCCCGGCTGGTGGTCGCCCACGAGCTGGCGCCGGTGATCCACAGCCAGGAGGAGGTGGCGCGGTTGCGTCGCGCCCGCTTCTCCGGTGGCCTCTGGCTCAAGGTGGAGACCGGCATGAACCGACTGGGAGCCGACCATGTTCGGCAGTTGCTTGACCGCTGCTACCGCTGCCGCTGGCCGGTGCGCGGGCTCCTCTCCCATCTGGCCTGCGCCGATCTGCCCGAACATCCGCTCAACGCCCGGCAGATCGAGCGCATGCGCAGCCATCTCAATCTGCTCGGTCCGGGGCTCTCCGGCTCGCTGCTCAACAGCGCCGGCATGGTTCACTTTCCCGAGGCGGCCTTCGATGTGGTGCGGCCGGGGATCGCCCTCTACGGCAGTCAGCCGGTGGCCGGCGGCAGCCTCGACCTGCGGCCGGTGATGCGCCTGGAGGCGGAGATCATGCAGATCCACCGGGTCGAGGCCGGCGGCGCCGTCTCCTACGGCGCCGAGTATGTCGCCACCCGGCCGATGCGGGTGGCGGTGGTCGCCGCCGGCTACGGCGACGGCGTGCCCCGCCGGCTGGGCTGCGTCGGCGGGGAGGTCTGGTGCGGGGGGGAGCGTTTCCCGATCGTCGGGCGCGTCTGTATGGACTACACCATGATCGACGTCACCGGCAGTACGCTCAGGGTGGGGGACCGGGTGCAGTTCTGGGGTGACGGGATCCCGGTGGATGCGGTGGCGGCGCGGTGCGGTACGATCGGCTACGAGCTCTTCACCGGGGTCAACCGGCGGGTGCGGCGTCTCTGGAGCTGA
- a CDS encoding YbdK family carboxylate-amine ligase has protein sequence MELSFTPSRPGSLGVELEWITVDADRGGQVPAAPALLAALPERLRPRIKAELFASTLEINTSIHQRTDACFAELAELRRWVLAQPQMARVGLLAAGTHPFSHWRAQQVSDDPRYHKLLRRMGWMARRFNIFGMHVHVGTGNGARCIEALNALLPVMHLFLAVSANSPFWHGDDTALASCRIKVFEGLSQGGMPFYFRDWDDFAACVARLEATGSIDSIREIWWEMRPHPDFGTLEVRICDMPATFEDARALVAWIRAEVMTAAAGRRVVDGRVHPSLIRENRWRACRYGLASRVIDPASGAVEPLVDAVAGRLAWLDRCGEAQAEDLELLARALPRWREGEDGARRQRRLLAACDGEMAALVRRMRLEDGWDGEVVVG, from the coding sequence CTGGAGCTGAGCTTCACCCCCTCGCGCCCCGGCTCGCTGGGTGTGGAGCTGGAGTGGATCACCGTCGACGCCGACCGCGGCGGACAGGTGCCGGCGGCGCCGGCGCTGCTCGCCGCCCTGCCCGAGCGGCTGCGGCCGCGGATCAAGGCGGAGCTGTTTGCCTCGACCCTCGAGATCAACACCTCCATCCATCAACGGACGGATGCCTGCTTCGCCGAGCTGGCCGAGTTGCGCCGCTGGGTGCTGGCACAGCCGCAGATGGCCCGGGTGGGGCTGCTCGCCGCCGGTACCCACCCCTTCTCCCACTGGCGCGCGCAGCAGGTGAGCGACGATCCGCGCTACCACAAGCTGTTGCGCCGCATGGGGTGGATGGCGCGCCGTTTCAACATCTTCGGCATGCATGTCCATGTCGGTACCGGCAACGGCGCCCGCTGCATCGAGGCGCTCAACGCGCTGCTGCCGGTGATGCATCTCTTCCTCGCCGTCTCGGCCAACTCTCCCTTCTGGCACGGCGACGACACCGCGCTGGCCTCCTGCCGGATCAAGGTGTTCGAAGGGCTCAGCCAGGGCGGCATGCCCTTCTATTTCCGCGACTGGGACGACTTCGCCGCCTGTGTCGCCCGGCTGGAGGCGACCGGCAGCATCGATTCGATCCGCGAGATCTGGTGGGAGATGCGCCCCCACCCGGACTTCGGCACGCTGGAGGTGCGCATCTGCGACATGCCGGCCACCTTCGAAGATGCGCGCGCGCTGGTGGCGTGGATCCGCGCCGAGGTGATGACCGCCGCCGCGGGCAGGCGGGTGGTCGATGGTCGTGTCCACCCCTCGCTGATTCGCGAGAACCGCTGGCGCGCCTGCCGCTACGGTCTGGCCTCGCGGGTGATCGACCCGGCCTCCGGTGCGGTGGAGCCGCTGGTCGATGCGGTGGCTGGGCGGCTGGCGTGGCTCGATCGCTGCGGGGAGGCGCAGGCAGAGGATCTGGAGCTGCTGGCCCGGGCCTTGCCGCGCTGGCGGGAGGGGGAGGACGGCGCCCGGCGGCAGCGGCGGCTGCTGGCGGCCTGCGACGGGGAGATGGCCGCACTGGTGCGGCGGATGCGGCTGGAGGATGGCTGGGACGGGGAGGTGGTCGTCGGGTGA